A genomic segment from Deltaproteobacteria bacterium encodes:
- a CDS encoding DUF1016 family protein: MSKKLPVDKKLFHEIKSLIEEGRQQVAVTVNAAMSMLYWRIGKRINQEVLQDKRAEYGKQIVVSLARQLEEEYGSGWGEKQLRHCLRFAEVIPDQEIVYTLCRQLSWSHLRILFFIEDPLKRAFYIEICKLEKWSVRTFRERINSMLYERTVISKKPEETIKNELQQLENTGKITPELVFRDPYFLDFLGLKDTYSEKDLESAIVTELQRFIIELGSDFAFLARQKRITVDNRDYYIDLLFYHRRLKSLVAIDLKITEFDAAYKGQMELYLAWLEKYESVDGENSPIGLILCAGKNPEHVELLSLHKSNIKVADYLTELPPKELLLDKLHKAIEIAQNRLDALEK, from the coding sequence ATGAGTAAAAAATTACCGGTTGATAAAAAACTTTTTCATGAAATAAAATCATTGATTGAAGAAGGTCGTCAGCAGGTAGCTGTGACGGTAAACGCTGCTATGAGCATGCTTTACTGGCGGATAGGTAAACGGATCAATCAAGAGGTCTTACAAGATAAACGGGCTGAATATGGTAAACAGATTGTCGTATCACTGGCACGACAATTAGAGGAGGAGTATGGTAGCGGATGGGGTGAGAAACAATTGAGACATTGTCTCCGTTTTGCCGAGGTTATTCCTGATCAAGAGATTGTATACACACTGTGTAGACAATTGAGTTGGTCTCACCTTAGGATTCTTTTTTTCATAGAAGACCCCCTCAAACGAGCCTTTTATATCGAGATTTGCAAGTTGGAAAAATGGAGTGTGCGCACCTTTCGGGAACGCATAAACTCAATGCTCTATGAGCGCACTGTTATTAGTAAAAAACCAGAAGAAACAATTAAAAATGAGCTCCAGCAACTTGAGAATACTGGAAAAATTACACCAGAGCTTGTTTTTAGAGATCCTTATTTTCTCGACTTTCTCGGCCTCAAAGATACTTACTCCGAAAAAGATTTAGAATCTGCCATTGTAACGGAGTTACAGCGTTTTATTATAGAACTTGGATCCGATTTTGCTTTTTTAGCCCGCCAAAAACGTATCACTGTCGATAATAGGGATTATTACATTGATCTACTTTTTTATCACCGTCGACTCAAATCGCTTGTTGCTATTGATTTAAAAATTACCGAATTTGATGCCGCCTATAAAGGGCAAATGGAGCTTTATCTGGCATGGCTTGAAAAGTATGAAAGTGTAGATGGCGAAAATTCACCCATCGGCTTGATTTTGTGTGCGGGAAAAAATCCAGAACATGTTGAGTTGCTGAGTTTACACAAAAGTAATATTAAAGTAGCAGATTATCTCACCGAGTTGCCTCCTAAAGAATTATTGTTAGACAAACTACACAAAGCGATTGAGATTGCCCAGAACCGACTCGATGCTTTAGAAAAATAG